DNA sequence from the Tachysurus fulvidraco isolate hzauxx_2018 chromosome 1, HZAU_PFXX_2.0, whole genome shotgun sequence genome:
CAGGCAATAAGCAAAGTGCATTGAGGTTTTTCCTCTTATATTTAAAGTCCCTTATAGATGTGAATGTATGAAGCCATTTTAGTCATGTTATAATAGCTCTATTGTAACAGCACACTTTCTTGTGAAACCAACAGTGTAAACAAACGCAATTAACAAAAGATGTGTTTCCAGCTTTTGGCATGTGTTAAATTAACAAAGCCTTTAATACACCAATTCAAAACCACTTATACATATAGTGTCATTTACTGCTGGTCTCAATGCTGAACTGAGGCCAGAAGGCTGATCCCAGATCAGGAAAAAGGACCACTTTTATATGGGCTACTGAAATTAATCAGACTTCTTCCTGGTTCTCTTCAGAGCAGTAACAGGTTGCATGGTCGTCTTCACGATTCTGAAGATTCTATACAAATATCTCAAGCATAAGAAGTATTAATACTACTCATTAAGATGCCTGGGGAGTCAAGAGCAGCTACCCTACATGTGACCTATTAATCATAATACATTTCCATGTGAACAAAGAACCGGAGCCTTATCCAGGCGCCAAAGAATATttgatattaaatataaaaagcaaTGCAAACTACTTCACAGCAAAGAGCTTGTTGTAATcttactatatatacacacacgtttaaaAATTAACGCCGATAAGGGTAAAGCGAACTAGAGCGAATCGTCCCGGCTGAAGCAGTGTCCGTATCCTAATCAATCTGTATGTGTAAGTCGAGTAACAGTGTGTCACAAATTGATAATAAATCAGTAGGTGGTCTTTAGGGTGGCAGCCTGTACAAACACATCCACCCTGGTTTCTTCTGTCTATGTTTCTCCCTgcaacattttcatttaattcacttgttttgtttcatttttaagtACAGACATTAGTTTCCAAGTCCAAGCTTTTAGGACACTTCAAAACCAGGTCAAAGATTCGATCTAGTTCACACACCCTGCCAAAAATGGACATTCAGTTGTGGAATTATGTCATTTCCTGCATTTGAGTCACCAGCTTCAGTAAGCGTCTTCACCAAGCGTCTTCCCTAATGTTCGCAATTAAGCTTCAGAGTTAACATTGAAGAATATTGAGAAGCTTCAGAGATTTTAAAGAGACTAGCTGGTTCAGTGCATATGGCTGGTAAGAGGTTTATAAGGAGAGGTTAAACTGGGGTGGGGTGGTAGCTAGAGATACAGGGATTCTGGAGgtggtcatgaaggcatgagtGAGGTGCATCATTCTGCTTTACTGCGCTTTGCTGCTTTGGGGAGCTTCTCCTGAATCCTGGTTGGTTAATAAGAAGAGAGAAACGAATGAggttaatatattttaaatactaaatGGAGTATAAATGAGTCAATGCacattaataaacagataaGGTTATAAAATAATCTCATTATGGTTCAATAGCTTAATCTCCCTTAACATGTGAGAGAAATCGTTTATTGTCCTTTACGTTTTACTACAAGTTCACCTGAGTGAAGTGAAAGAAACGAGATGTCACGAACGACTGCTAAAGCTCTGGTGAActtaaagtaaaaagaaataaagtataaaaatatatatctgcaTTTCTGATGATGCTAATAATAAGGAACATGtgggttttaaaaaaacaacaacccaacattgttaaaaaaaaaaataaaccaattaatctagtattttattttataacatgGTTAGAGGCTACTGTGAGATTGAACTAGTTAatcaaattaattaatcaaactaattaatttttttttttttggaaaacgttTTTTTCCAACGGTTGTCATAGAAACATACATAAAGAAATCatttagtttacatttacatgtaggCACCATGTACTACACAACTTTTAAaattgtcagattttttttccccctttaaaaAGTCCATATTTTAGATCAAGGGTCTAAAATGTTACGGTCCTAAACAACTTGTctcaattataataaataaataaataaataaatcaaaatcttTTTTGAAGGAAAATTGTCTACTAAATGAATGAGACAACAATACAGCTTTTTCAAATCAGGACAATTGTTACATGATgttcttattctttttaaaatgatttgtacCTTTTTGTCTTAACAAATTCCATTATTTACACGTACATCGTTAACCTTTGCCTTTATATCTTTCACCCAGTGCAAAGAACATATATGCATActgtccattttattaggaagaCCTCCAAAGTCATTGTTAACTAATCCACCATTCAGCTTAtcagcttcagttaatgtttccAAACATGTGAACTGAACATTTTTCTCaggaacacaaacatttttgattttattttatttttttctgccccATTTCAATTCACAAACGGAAGGAAAAATCCCAACGAGGGAATGATTGCTCATAGATGTTCCTGAACATTAAGTGTAAAACAATTGGTTGTAACTAGAGgccttcacgggtccacttagatccaaaaacccgaggtccgtcctgagacccgagcgggttcgggtctaaaagtttcacatgtACCTCGGACACAGGttgggtataataatagcggcatcgggtctcgggtaatataaataaatgtgtttttactaaACGGACCgaagaagacccgaactactctatctcgcgtgtgtgcattgactcgagtccttttcttACCTCTCCTCTGTTTACCAAGACCGGTTGCGACATGTGGCttgcggtaagctaattttcgttgaaacagacctgtcaatcaagtttgaatccatgctgtagcggttactttagtgtagagttatgcaacattcgggtcaggttaaaaaaaaattgccgtcgggtcggactcgggtctaattttttcgggtttgtctcgggtcgggtctctattaaaaaaaataaaaaattctgcaCGTCGGGtccgggtaaaaagtgattcgggtcacttcaggtcgggtacatttctttagacctgagaagacctctagttgtAACATCATCTCTCTTAAATGCCATCGTTTATTATTTCCTTCCGTACAGCATTATTCATGCTTACTGTAACATTTTGATCATCAGAAGAAACTTACTTGGCCACTACAGAATTAACCTGAGTGCGTACAAGGTCGATGTAGCGATCAATCtgggtctgaaaaaaaaaaagcagcatggATTAAATAAGGCTAATAAGCAAATGTCTCCTTTCAACACATTAAGTCAGATTTAAAGTGTTGCATGGTTTCATTTTAGTTCACTATGGAGACAGCAAAGTGGGTTATCATGGTTTTGAGGTCACAGCATaactttcagaaaaaaaaggaaggtggAGTAAAAGCACTAATTATAACGTTTTCTGATTGTATCTAATGTAGCTGAAGATGATGCCTGTGACATGCCATACTTTTGCACAAAGCATAACCTCCGACGTGTATTAAAACAAGAAACAGAATCTTAAGAGTGCACTTACCTTGTATTTCTCATACAATGGTGGTACAGTAAAGGCAAGAATATCcactggagaaaagaaaaaaaaacttcctatTAAACTCAACTTAAAGTATTAGCaaagatttatttctaaaaagacCTTAAACGTAGCATAGCGCTTCCTAAGCAGGTGAAAGCTTACCGAGAATGAGGATGGTGATGCCATTGAAGACGGCACCCACGTATGTCATCAACCACATGACCACAGCCAGCTGGAACAATCGAAAGCCAAGTAAGTAAACATACACACGGTTAGTAGAGTGCCAGATACACAGACTAGACAGACAACAGACCAGAGCAGCTGCAATCTAAACTCAAACGACTGTTTGTAATCATTTGCTTATGAATAGTTTTATTGTGCATGGATGTGTGACATAACGAGCAGGCAGCCAATTATAGATTCTGTGAACTGCTCCTGTGTCTCTGGAGGGTAGACTGTTCTAGGTCAGTCCTCCAGCTCTTTAAACCTCTGCACTATTTCCTCTGAATACCACACGCTCCCTCTCGCAGTCATCACATGATTAAAGAGGCTTATCAACACATCTCACTCATACAGCCTGGGTGTGTGTTACAAATTTCAGAAAGTGTAgcgatgtgtgtgtatgtgagagagggagacatgCTGGACAAACAGAACGCTATCTTCTGCTGTATTTTAACGACTTTAGcggaatataatataaataaatataaataaatcaaatgggAGGGCAGAGAGACCTGCGTCACCTTTCTGCTTCATTCTGATGAACTGACCTTGAGGGAATCTACCAAGTCTTCGACCAGGAAGAGACGGCACATTTGCTTGAGTGCACGGTTGATGTAGGTCAGACACGAGTCCACGTGCTTGCGGAAGGTCTCAGGAGCCAAGCTGACATCCTTCTCCATCAGTTCCCTGCCACAAGCATACAGGTCAACCAAACTATCCCAGCAGCTACATTACTACACGCTACTGAGCGCAGATGCACCCTTAAATATCTCCAGGACTTagagagaggagatgaaaataaagtataaaatgaaCACGTTTAGTTTAAGGTTGTAATTATATACCGTACATTCAAAttactgataaaataaaaaactattatTAACTCACTGGAGCAGGGGTGGCTCACCTGAGCT
Encoded proteins:
- the rtn3 gene encoding reticulon-3 isoform X2, encoding MADPMTQSRQISSSQGLNDGHSKDTKFSDSFFSPSPVSLIQSSQVHDLVYWRDPKKSGLVFGISLLLLLSLAAFSVISIISYMLLALLCVTISFRVYKSVIQAVQKSSDGHPFKELMEKDVSLAPETFRKHVDSCLTYINRALKQMCRLFLVEDLVDSLKLAVVMWLMTYVGAVFNGITILILVDILAFTVPPLYEKYKTQIDRYIDLVRTQVNSVVAKIQEKLPKAAKRSKAE
- the rtn3 gene encoding reticulon-3 isoform X3, which produces MADPMTQSRQISSSQGLNDGHSKDTKFSVHDLVYWRDPKKSGLVFGISLLLLLSLAAFSVISIISYMLLALLCVTISFRVYKSVIQAVQKSSDGHPFKELMEKDVSLAPETFRKHVDSCLTYINRALKQMCRLFLVEDLVDSLKLAVVMWLMTYVGAVFNGITILILVDILAFTVPPLYEKYKTQIDRYIDLVRTQVNSVVAKIQEKLPKAAKRSKAE